Proteins encoded by one window of bacterium:
- a CDS encoding YbjN domain-containing protein, protein MSSHLDLIKGYLLDLDLEIVKEDRAKELVVVEDEAEGIKNLVVDCEPPLVILEQLIMPVPKQPGDLFKRLLQMNNTLVHGAFALDDQGKNVFFRDTLELENLDRNELEASIRALSLAMAEHASELLAFAQK, encoded by the coding sequence ATGTCATCGCATTTGGATTTGATCAAGGGCTATTTGCTGGATCTCGATTTGGAGATCGTCAAAGAGGATCGCGCGAAAGAGCTGGTGGTGGTGGAAGATGAAGCGGAGGGCATCAAAAACCTGGTGGTGGATTGCGAGCCGCCATTGGTGATTTTGGAGCAATTGATCATGCCGGTGCCGAAACAACCGGGCGATCTTTTCAAACGGCTGCTGCAAATGAACAACACCCTGGTGCACGGTGCCTTTGCGCTGGACGATCAGGGGAAGAACGTTTTCTTCCGCGACACGCTCGAATTGGAAAATCTCGACCGCAACGAGCTGGAAGCCTCGATCCGCGCGCTCTCACTCGCGATGGCGGAACATGCCAGTGAGTTGCTGGCATTTGCCCAGAAGTAG
- a CDS encoding DnaJ domain-containing protein — translation MQLLARIARLVRAHWNSHAGTQSAPHEQWRDFAGGDRTAGSASSRGDQDPELARYYANLEVPYGADLATVRQAWKKLLRKYHPDLHSRDPEKRQLATELTKGLNRAYEELEKRLSK, via the coding sequence ATGCAACTTCTCGCACGCATTGCGCGCCTGGTGCGCGCCCATTGGAACAGCCATGCCGGCACGCAATCCGCGCCGCACGAGCAGTGGCGCGATTTTGCCGGCGGCGACCGGACAGCAGGATCGGCATCATCCCGCGGCGATCAGGATCCGGAGCTGGCACGCTATTACGCCAATTTGGAAGTTCCCTACGGCGCGGACTTGGCCACGGTGCGGCAGGCCTGGAAAAAACTACTGCGCAAATATCATCCGGATTTGCATTCCCGCGACCCCGAGAAACGCCAGCTCGCCACTGAGCTGACCAAGGGTTTGAATCGCGCTTATGAAGAGCTTGAAAAACGGCTGTCAAAATGA
- a CDS encoding polyamine aminopropyltransferase, whose protein sequence is MSLSRPAVASETAQRASSPESKDGRRRRSLLLKACIFATGLAGIVAEYAMSTLASYLLGNSVRQWALTISLMLFAMGLGSRLSKHIHHRLLEAFLVVELALSVLCAVSALLAYLLSAYITEVGLFIYLMSAAIGVLIGLEIPLVARLNDFFEELRVNLSAVLEKDYYGALLGGLLFAFVALPYWGLTYTPIAVGAVNFAVAAMLFWSNRKLLHFRRRLMFAFAAVPVLLAGLALGAQPIVLFGEQAKYRDRIIYQEQTPYQKIVLTQWRDHFWLYLDGNEQFSSYDEEKYHEPLVHPAMSVGPAARVLILGGGDGLALREVLKHRSVQQVTLVDIDPAITALAASHPLFLKLNQGALQDGRVQLVPQDAYRFLQDDSRIYDVIIIDLPDPKTIELARLYTREFYALAARHLAVGGRMVTQATSPFFSKLAFLSILKTMRAAGLTAVAYHNHIPTMGEWGWVLGLKAAPANEAALQTALLAADFAAVPTKFLNRAAMVHMLHFGKGVLDQLDAVAVTNELDLTVYHYYRQGDWDIY, encoded by the coding sequence ATGAGCCTCTCCCGCCCCGCCGTTGCATCTGAAACGGCGCAACGCGCTTCATCACCCGAATCCAAAGACGGCCGCCGGCGCCGCAGCCTGCTGTTGAAGGCCTGCATCTTCGCCACCGGCCTGGCGGGCATCGTGGCGGAATATGCCATGTCCACCCTGGCGAGCTATCTGCTGGGGAACTCGGTGCGGCAATGGGCGCTGACGATATCGCTCATGCTGTTCGCGATGGGACTGGGCAGCCGCCTGAGCAAGCACATCCATCACCGGCTGCTGGAGGCGTTTCTGGTGGTGGAACTGGCCCTGTCGGTGTTGTGCGCGGTCAGCGCGCTGCTCGCTTATCTGCTGTCGGCTTATATCACGGAAGTCGGGCTGTTCATCTATCTCATGTCGGCTGCCATCGGCGTGCTCATCGGGCTGGAGATTCCGCTGGTGGCGCGCCTCAATGATTTCTTCGAAGAGTTGCGCGTCAATCTCAGCGCGGTGCTGGAGAAGGACTACTACGGCGCGCTGCTGGGCGGCTTGCTGTTTGCGTTCGTGGCATTGCCTTATTGGGGACTCACGTACACGCCGATTGCCGTCGGTGCGGTGAACTTTGCGGTAGCCGCCATGCTGTTTTGGAGCAATCGCAAGCTGCTGCACTTTCGCCGGCGGCTGATGTTCGCTTTTGCAGCCGTGCCGGTTCTGCTCGCCGGCCTGGCCCTCGGCGCGCAGCCCATCGTGCTGTTCGGCGAACAAGCGAAATATCGCGACCGCATCATCTATCAAGAGCAGACGCCCTATCAAAAAATCGTGCTCACGCAATGGCGCGACCACTTCTGGCTCTATCTCGACGGCAATGAGCAATTCAGCAGCTACGATGAGGAGAAATATCACGAGCCGCTGGTGCACCCGGCGATGAGCGTGGGACCGGCGGCGCGGGTGTTGATTCTCGGCGGCGGCGATGGCCTGGCGCTGCGCGAGGTATTGAAACACCGCAGCGTGCAGCAGGTGACGCTGGTGGACATCGACCCGGCCATTACCGCGCTGGCAGCCAGCCATCCGCTTTTTCTCAAGCTCAATCAGGGCGCGCTGCAGGACGGCCGCGTGCAGCTCGTGCCTCAGGATGCGTATCGTTTTCTGCAGGACGACAGCCGTATCTATGACGTCATCATCATCGACTTGCCGGATCCCAAGACGATCGAGCTTGCCCGGCTTTACACGCGCGAGTTCTACGCGCTGGCGGCGCGGCATCTGGCGGTGGGCGGGAGAATGGTGACCCAGGCCACCAGCCCGTTTTTCTCCAAGCTGGCCTTTCTTTCGATTCTCAAGACCATGCGCGCCGCCGGCCTGACCGCGGTCGCGTATCACAATCACATTCCCACGATGGGCGAATGGGGTTGGGTGCTGGGCCTGAAAGCGGCACCGGCCAATGAAGCGGCATTGCAGACAGCGCTGCTGGCTGCTGACTTCGCGGCAGTGCCCACCAAGTTTCTCAATCGCGCGGCCATGGTGCACATGCTGCATTTCGGCAAGGGCGTGCTGGATCAGCTCGACGCGGTGGCCGTGACAAACGAGCTTGACTTGACGGTTTATCATTATTATCGTCAGGGTGACTGGGACATTTACTGA
- a CDS encoding DUF350 domain-containing protein, with protein sequence MSLDQFLSGLVYLGSAFVLFFLGKWVYSGLHRHFVLREELLERDNFALALVMIGYHLGLVFAIGGVLSGTATSLREDLIGIFLYGGISIVLLNFASFLNDWLILPKFDDEQEIIRDRNAGTGIIVAANHIATGLIIAGALSGSGDLLTAAVFWLLGQAALILASRVYGWLLPYDVHANLEKDNVAVGVSFAGMLVAVGNIVRVSVSGDFISWREALLKFGGFLAFGLILLPLIRLITDQVLLPGKRLTAELVKQATPNIGAGAIEAFSYIAASLLLGWVV encoded by the coding sequence ATGTCACTCGATCAATTTCTTTCCGGCCTGGTCTATCTCGGCTCGGCCTTCGTGCTTTTCTTTCTCGGAAAATGGGTGTACAGCGGCCTGCACCGCCATTTCGTTTTGCGCGAAGAACTGTTGGAACGCGATAATTTCGCCCTGGCCCTGGTGATGATCGGCTATCATCTCGGCTTGGTCTTCGCCATCGGCGGCGTGCTGTCCGGCACCGCCACCAGCCTGCGCGAGGATCTCATCGGCATTTTTCTCTACGGCGGCATTTCCATCGTGCTGCTCAATTTCGCCAGCTTCCTGAACGATTGGCTGATTCTGCCCAAGTTCGATGACGAGCAGGAGATCATTCGCGACCGCAATGCCGGCACCGGCATCATCGTGGCGGCCAACCACATCGCCACCGGTTTGATCATTGCCGGCGCGCTTTCCGGCAGCGGCGATTTGCTCACCGCCGCGGTGTTCTGGCTGCTGGGCCAGGCCGCGCTGATTTTGGCGAGCCGCGTGTACGGCTGGCTGCTGCCTTATGACGTTCATGCCAATCTCGAAAAAGACAACGTCGCGGTCGGGGTGTCCTTTGCCGGCATGTTGGTCGCGGTGGGCAATATCGTGCGTGTCAGCGTCAGCGGCGATTTCATCTCGTGGCGGGAGGCGCTGCTCAAGTTCGGCGGCTTTCTCGCTTTTGGTTTGATCTTGCTGCCGCTCATCCGCCTGATCACCGATCAGGTGCTGCTGCCGGGCAAACGCCTGACCGCGGAGCTGGTCAAGCAAGCCACGCCCAATATCGGCGCCGGCGCGATCGAGGCATTCTCCTACATCGCGGCTTCACTGCTGCTCGGCTGGGTGGTGTGA
- a CDS encoding DUF4178 domain-containing protein: MGLRDFFNSKKSNSGFDPLTDLVLAKLRPGYLVDYAGHTWQVTGYARNDFGEGYLSEEWELNSGSETRWLEREDLQREVVWYWSQRLPLGELGSSIRQHIRQHEDPPDTLTFADKEYYLEESGPGYCYEHGREPAQEFIYWSYVNEQDDTVVTVEQWSETEFAAWLSQPVHEYEFTNILPGADTSLS, from the coding sequence ATGGGGCTGCGTGATTTCTTCAACAGCAAAAAGTCAAACAGCGGTTTTGATCCGCTCACCGATCTCGTGCTCGCCAAGCTGCGCCCGGGCTATCTCGTCGATTACGCCGGCCACACCTGGCAGGTGACCGGCTATGCCCGCAATGATTTCGGCGAAGGCTACCTCTCCGAGGAATGGGAGCTCAACTCAGGATCCGAAACCCGCTGGCTCGAACGCGAAGATTTGCAGCGCGAAGTGGTATGGTACTGGTCGCAGCGGCTGCCGCTCGGCGAGCTGGGCAGCAGCATTCGCCAGCATATCCGCCAGCACGAGGATCCGCCCGACACCCTCACCTTCGCAGACAAAGAGTATTATCTCGAGGAATCCGGGCCGGGCTACTGCTATGAGCACGGCCGTGAACCGGCACAGGAATTCATCTATTGGAGCTACGTCAACGAGCAGGACGACACGGTGGTGACGGTGGAACAATGGAGTGAGACCGAATTCGCCGCCTGGCTGAGCCAGCCCGTGCACGAATACGAATTCACCAACATTTTGCCGGGCGCAGACACCTCACTCTCCTGA
- a CDS encoding helix-turn-helix domain-containing protein, protein MKSRVRVKLLKRATILPIVNDSWLLPPACCTVCRSSGTGKGCLAEGKFLMPPPQLVLYSPAPPRCTCRFRVFAAAFECHIALSAASFHKKIHAVGADAAVVCFCSARAEQAPELLTLGRLDSLVPVISCSESLDPDFIQQAAQHGIDRFVLCDMAPEKIRDIIYEAIRHGGLKAFLEARHPGSLSSSPHTHKMIDEIVHSFPHRLSEYDIARRLGISRSWLQKLCRRFFDLSFKQLLRRIWVYHALRLMQHTNLDNGEIALQLNYSEASNLARDFRKELGCSPTAARLRLATQRPEKLFRDKK, encoded by the coding sequence ATGAAATCGAGGGTGCGGGTTAAATTGTTGAAAAGGGCAACAATCCTTCCGATTGTGAACGACAGCTGGCTGCTTCCTCCCGCCTGCTGCACCGTTTGTCGTTCTTCCGGAACGGGGAAAGGCTGCCTTGCTGAAGGAAAATTTTTGATGCCTCCGCCCCAGTTGGTACTCTATTCGCCAGCGCCGCCACGCTGTACTTGCCGCTTTCGCGTTTTCGCCGCTGCCTTCGAATGTCACATTGCTCTTTCCGCCGCGAGTTTTCACAAGAAAATACACGCGGTGGGCGCGGACGCCGCAGTCGTTTGCTTTTGCTCTGCGCGAGCCGAACAAGCGCCGGAACTGCTCACGCTGGGAAGGTTGGACAGCCTGGTGCCGGTCATATCCTGCTCAGAGTCCCTTGACCCGGATTTCATTCAACAGGCAGCACAACATGGCATAGACCGTTTTGTGCTGTGCGATATGGCTCCGGAAAAAATCAGAGACATTATATACGAAGCCATTCGCCACGGTGGGTTGAAAGCGTTTTTAGAAGCGCGCCACCCCGGCAGCCTTTCTTCTTCTCCGCATACGCATAAAATGATTGACGAAATCGTGCACTCCTTTCCGCATCGGTTGAGTGAATATGATATTGCGCGGCGTTTAGGAATCAGCCGAAGCTGGTTGCAGAAGCTCTGCCGGCGATTTTTCGATCTCTCTTTCAAGCAATTGCTGCGTCGCATTTGGGTCTATCACGCCTTGCGCCTCATGCAGCATACCAATCTTGATAATGGGGAAATCGCGCTTCAGCTCAATTACAGCGAAGCCAGCAATCTCGCCCGCGATTTTCGCAAAGAGTTGGGGTGCTCTCCCACTGCGGCGCGCCTGCGCCTCGCCACCCAACGTCCGGAAAAATTGTTCCGTGATAAAAAATGA
- a CDS encoding tail fiber domain-containing protein, producing MRKGKFLLTVFVGFALTSEIAHAQLTITTSGQIGIGVTTPEVNTKLHVVHNNLYAGYFTSNVNSTTAKVLRAEYTGSGSYDARAVYGRSVPVAGKGYGGEFIGGYIGIVGTATAAGSGNRAAVIATAGGGSSVIYGVLASGSGGSTNYAGYFSGNVTVTGAFSNPSDENLKDDVDSLRAVLPLVAKLNPITFTYKKDPQYQHMNLPSGTQYGFVAQDLEALFPDLVKTESHPSAEEQEGGSGGDPLVYKSVNLIALIPILVEAIKEQQKMIDDLKAQVNSLSQK from the coding sequence ATGAGGAAGGGAAAATTTTTGCTCACCGTTTTTGTGGGCTTCGCGTTGACAAGCGAAATTGCGCACGCCCAACTCACCATTACAACCAGCGGGCAGATCGGGATCGGCGTCACCACGCCCGAGGTGAATACAAAGCTCCATGTCGTGCACAACAACCTCTATGCAGGCTATTTTACGAGCAACGTAAACAGCACAACCGCCAAAGTGCTGCGCGCGGAATACACCGGCAGCGGTTCTTATGATGCGCGCGCAGTCTATGGAAGGTCCGTGCCGGTGGCAGGCAAAGGATACGGAGGGGAATTTATTGGAGGGTATATTGGCATAGTCGGCACCGCAACGGCCGCAGGCAGTGGCAACAGAGCAGCCGTTATTGCAACCGCCGGCGGCGGCAGTTCCGTTATTTACGGCGTTCTCGCCTCGGGATCGGGCGGCTCGACCAATTACGCCGGTTATTTCAGCGGCAATGTGACGGTCACCGGCGCCTTTTCAAATCCCTCGGATGAAAATTTGAAGGATGACGTCGATTCTTTGCGCGCCGTGTTGCCGTTGGTGGCGAAGCTCAATCCCATAACCTTCACTTACAAAAAAGATCCCCAATATCAGCACATGAATTTGCCTTCCGGCACGCAATATGGCTTTGTTGCGCAAGATTTGGAAGCGCTGTTTCCGGATTTGGTGAAAACGGAGAGCCATCCCTCCGCAGAAGAGCAGGAAGGCGGCTCGGGCGGAGATCCCCTCGTGTACAAGTCCGTCAACTTGATTGCGCTCATTCCCATTTTGGTCGAAGCGATTAAAGAGCAGCAGAAGATGATCGATGATCTCAAAGCGCAAGTGAACAGCTTGAGCCAAAAGTGA
- a CDS encoding T9SS type A sorting domain-containing protein, whose protein sequence is MNARMMMIAKLTVLAALLGLVNLAKGQPDTLKCRKEIFSLNSGIHEGSKISLSSPTPAFRGTVQIANAPWVKIYFGNCELGQNSYIKMISLDDGGYQRLNAISLKQWQNTSAYFNGDAVDVELPVDPEDKGIFFEVVEVVVGERLGSLSKNGGASQVTSDPCSGPLGICGGFDDRVPTSPLDHAVGRISGIRTSDGLSATVGTGWIASNGAYITAGHVLADVTNYTHSEWLEFNVPASDPDGTPHFAHPNDQYAIDMINAMWEYLYDQYCGRDWGVFHCFPNPNTGLVPVQAQDAFYRLSLDNNPTTFRVTGFGLDECPPGTGTATLRNSSSNTQQTSTGPNYGEVGSGNYVHWNYAVDIRNGNSGSPMIPEGTSLAVGIQTCGSYVCPDLFNPDNNNLATSFDCDALENEVNTFPGANIVYADNGHPFATGSGTVFRPYNTVAGAVAAVPAGGIVSIVRGAYNESITINTAMTIVAPVGNVTIGPTPPPKIAEGGSGTDQKDSPKESTSKEYSLSQNYPNPFNPETTIEYTLPQPSFVILKLFDILAQEVRTLVNEFQQSGTKSAVWDGRNNHGQLVPSGQYFYRLTTDGFTKSYKSLLLR, encoded by the coding sequence ATGAATGCGCGCATGATGATGATTGCAAAGTTGACGGTGTTGGCAGCCTTGTTGGGCTTGGTAAACCTAGCCAAGGGACAACCGGATACTTTAAAATGCCGCAAGGAAATTTTTTCTTTGAACTCCGGCATTCATGAAGGTAGCAAAATTTCTTTAAGTTCGCCCACGCCAGCTTTTCGAGGAACGGTCCAAATTGCCAATGCACCATGGGTGAAAATTTATTTTGGCAATTGCGAGCTGGGGCAAAACAGCTATATCAAAATGATCTCGCTGGACGACGGCGGCTATCAACGCCTCAACGCCATCAGCTTGAAGCAATGGCAAAATACTTCGGCTTATTTTAACGGCGATGCTGTTGACGTGGAGCTTCCTGTTGACCCCGAGGATAAAGGGATTTTCTTTGAGGTTGTGGAAGTGGTCGTGGGCGAACGTTTGGGAAGTTTGAGTAAGAATGGAGGAGCTTCTCAAGTTACAAGTGATCCATGCAGTGGCCCGCTTGGGATATGCGGTGGCTTCGATGATCGCGTACCCACAAGCCCACTTGATCACGCTGTGGGTCGAATAAGTGGAATAAGAACTTCCGATGGTCTCTCAGCAACTGTAGGAACTGGATGGATAGCTTCAAATGGAGCTTATATAACTGCTGGACATGTTCTTGCTGATGTTACGAACTATACTCACTCAGAATGGCTTGAATTTAATGTGCCAGCTTCTGACCCTGATGGCACACCGCATTTCGCCCATCCAAATGATCAATATGCTATTGATATGATCAATGCTATGTGGGAATACCTTTACGATCAATATTGCGGGCGGGATTGGGGTGTGTTCCATTGCTTTCCTAACCCCAATACAGGGTTAGTACCAGTGCAAGCGCAAGATGCCTTCTACCGTTTATCCCTCGACAACAATCCAACTACATTCCGCGTTACCGGTTTTGGTCTTGATGAATGCCCACCTGGGACGGGTACCGCTACGCTAAGGAATTCCAGTAGCAATACCCAGCAAACCAGTACGGGACCCAATTACGGAGAAGTAGGAAGTGGCAATTATGTTCATTGGAATTATGCCGTCGACATAAGAAATGGCAATTCTGGAAGCCCAATGATCCCCGAGGGTACTAGCTTGGCCGTTGGCATTCAAACGTGTGGTTCCTATGTCTGTCCAGATTTATTCAATCCCGACAATAACAATCTCGCCACTTCATTTGATTGCGATGCTTTGGAAAATGAGGTTAATACGTTTCCCGGGGCCAACATCGTTTATGCGGACAACGGTCATCCTTTTGCTACTGGAAGTGGCACTGTATTTCGACCTTATAACACCGTAGCTGGAGCAGTTGCAGCCGTGCCAGCGGGTGGCATCGTAAGTATTGTCCGTGGGGCATATAACGAAAGCATAACCATCAATACAGCCATGACGATCGTTGCGCCAGTTGGAAACGTTACGATCGGCCCAACACCGCCGCCCAAAATTGCTGAAGGCGGTTCTGGTACTGATCAAAAAGATTCCCCTAAAGAATCGACATCGAAGGAATATAGCCTTTCCCAAAACTACCCCAATCCGTTCAATCCAGAAACAACGATTGAATATACGCTGCCTCAACCGAGTTTCGTGATCCTTAAGCTCTTTGACATACTTGCTCAAGAGGTAAGAACTTTGGTAAACGAATTTCAACAATCGGGAACTAAATCTGCGGTTTGGGATGGCAGAAATAATCACGGTCAACTCGTTCCAAGTGGTCAATATTTCTATCGACTCACCACAGATGGTTTTACAAAATCATACAAATCGTTGTTGTTGAGATGA
- a CDS encoding right-handed parallel beta-helix repeat-containing protein encodes MYTKKKLIAAAIVFLLAGEAWANVIRVPQDYSNIQSAIEAAVVGDTILVSAGIYRENIDFVGKDIVLGSLFLTTKDKRYLQTTVIDADSGSVVTFVNRETQNALLCGFTITGGTGTVIDSTRRDFVGGAGILIRGASPVIRSNLITRNSTWPACFGFGGGIAIMDSSNPLIVRNAITANDIIGPCAHLLYFGGGIWIDSTSNPMIGGSLENANDIHANSAADCIQIYCQGSGRLINAQHNYWGECPPGAFAICSDRSIDFTQCLNVPVVKVDEANLEIPSQFQLLQNYPNPFTPETTIKYTLPKPTLVKLVIYDMLGREVKTLVNELQQQGVKSVVWDGKNNHGQPLPNGLYLYRIVAEGFTQSSKSILLK; translated from the coding sequence ATGTATACAAAAAAGAAACTCATTGCAGCCGCCATCGTTTTCTTGCTTGCAGGAGAAGCTTGGGCCAACGTTATTCGCGTTCCACAGGATTATTCCAATATCCAGTCCGCCATAGAAGCTGCCGTTGTCGGCGACACCATTTTGGTCTCAGCCGGAATTTATCGTGAAAATATCGATTTTGTAGGGAAGGATATTGTACTCGGCTCTCTCTTCTTGACAACGAAAGACAAGAGATACCTCCAAACTACCGTAATCGACGCCGATAGCGGAAGCGTCGTTACTTTTGTTAATCGCGAGACTCAGAATGCGCTGCTTTGCGGATTTACTATCACCGGCGGCACAGGAACAGTGATCGATTCTACCCGCAGAGATTTCGTGGGTGGCGCCGGCATCTTAATTCGCGGCGCGAGCCCTGTGATAAGAAGCAATTTGATCACACGCAACTCCACATGGCCGGCATGTTTCGGGTTTGGCGGCGGGATCGCGATTATGGATTCATCCAATCCCCTCATTGTGAGGAATGCTATTACTGCAAACGATATCATTGGACCATGCGCACATTTACTGTATTTTGGAGGAGGAATTTGGATTGATTCAACTTCCAATCCTATGATCGGTGGGAGCTTGGAGAACGCTAATGATATTCACGCGAACAGTGCCGCTGATTGCATACAAATTTATTGCCAGGGCTCCGGCCGCCTCATCAATGCGCAACATAACTATTGGGGTGAATGCCCGCCCGGTGCTTTTGCAATTTGTTCTGATCGGAGTATAGACTTCACTCAGTGCCTGAACGTTCCAGTCGTGAAAGTTGACGAAGCTAACTTGGAAATCCCCTCCCAGTTTCAACTCCTGCAAAATTATCCCAACCCTTTCACCCCCGAAACAACGATCAAATACACCCTTCCCAAGCCCACACTGGTGAAGCTTGTGATTTACGATATGCTCGGCCGGGAGGTGAAAACCTTGGTAAACGAGCTCCAGCAGCAAGGAGTCAAGTCTGTAGTTTGGGATGGCAAGAACAATCACGGGCAACCGTTGCCGAACGGCCTCTATCTTTACAGAATTGTTGCCGAGGGATTTACGCAGTCGTCAAAATCGATTCTGCTGAAATAG
- a CDS encoding SUMF1/EgtB/PvdO family nonheme iron enzyme: protein MAAFEHYSDWLEILGSMFPEVGYTAILVFVLYLARQSWKTREDWQIGPPWSAYTQYLKKFHQEFGHLQRHGYGQQVSFYILKAQPATAKRLDEHEAHDIESIMQLLAMEKRALLITGGASSGKTTFLQALALRASSPQEHRKLGFRKPRIPIYLPLKLIDTSLPFPKALRRALAGLGLRLKTVYLHRALKSGRALLLFDGLDEIPAGEPRERMCRWLDSVAKVAGSIIIACKAEALLQNVRFAFPHFTVALRNYALLQYRSLRAVSETRMPALYRNPVELEAEYILLSPPGLPLMLKGAKKPAPLYFYHLAKYPVTNQRYRAFVQATGHRPPSLWQQPDFAGDHLPVVGVDWEEAEAYCAWLTAMVAKLTNTAALGKFVFRLPAEEEWEWAAGNGERTYPWGFESPRPEHANFADDLCRLQPVDAHPAGATPLGIHDLAGNVWEWTATKESEKPEKRVVRGGAAFNDAGALLCTARDAHVKQLSRFIGFRVARLPVE from the coding sequence ATGGCGGCTTTCGAACACTACAGCGACTGGCTTGAGATTCTGGGGAGCATGTTTCCGGAAGTCGGCTACACGGCGATTTTGGTGTTCGTGCTCTATCTGGCGCGGCAAAGCTGGAAAACCCGCGAAGACTGGCAGATCGGACCGCCCTGGAGTGCCTACACCCAATACCTGAAAAAATTCCACCAGGAATTCGGCCACCTTCAACGCCACGGCTACGGCCAGCAAGTTTCCTTCTACATCCTGAAAGCCCAGCCCGCCACCGCCAAGCGCCTGGATGAACACGAGGCGCACGATATCGAAAGCATCATGCAATTGCTGGCGATGGAAAAGCGCGCGCTGCTCATCACCGGCGGCGCCAGCTCGGGCAAGACCACCTTTTTGCAGGCACTTGCCCTGCGCGCCAGCTCGCCGCAGGAGCACCGCAAGCTGGGCTTTCGCAAACCGCGCATTCCCATCTACCTGCCGCTCAAGCTCATCGATACCTCGCTGCCGTTTCCCAAAGCGCTGCGCCGGGCGTTGGCGGGCCTGGGTTTGCGCCTGAAGACCGTATACCTGCATCGGGCGTTGAAGAGCGGCCGCGCGCTGCTACTCTTCGACGGCCTCGATGAAATCCCGGCGGGTGAACCGCGCGAGCGCATGTGCCGCTGGCTCGACAGCGTCGCCAAAGTGGCGGGGTCGATCATCATTGCTTGCAAGGCCGAGGCCCTGCTGCAAAATGTGCGCTTCGCGTTCCCGCATTTCACCGTGGCGCTGCGCAACTATGCCCTGCTGCAGTACCGCTCGCTGCGGGCGGTTTCCGAAACCCGCATGCCCGCGCTCTACCGCAATCCCGTGGAGCTGGAGGCCGAATACATTCTGCTCTCCCCACCCGGCCTGCCGCTGATGTTGAAGGGCGCGAAAAAACCGGCGCCGCTGTATTTCTATCATCTCGCGAAATATCCGGTGACCAATCAGCGCTATCGCGCCTTTGTGCAGGCCACCGGCCACCGGCCGCCCAGCCTGTGGCAGCAGCCTGATTTTGCCGGCGACCATTTGCCGGTGGTGGGCGTGGATTGGGAGGAGGCCGAGGCCTACTGCGCCTGGCTCACCGCGATGGTGGCGAAGCTCACCAATACCGCGGCGCTGGGCAAGTTCGTTTTTCGCCTGCCGGCGGAGGAGGAATGGGAGTGGGCAGCGGGCAACGGTGAGCGCACTTATCCCTGGGGCTTTGAATCGCCGCGACCGGAGCATGCCAACTTTGCGGATGATTTGTGCCGGCTGCAGCCTGTCGATGCGCATCCCGCGGGCGCCACGCCGTTGGGCATCCACGATCTTGCCGGCAATGTGTGGGAATGGACTGCGACCAAGGAAAGCGAGAAACCCGAAAAGCGCGTGGTGCGGGGCGGCGCGGCCTTCAACGATGCCGGCGCCCTGCTCTGCACCGCGCGCGATGCCCACGTCAAGCAACTTTCCCGTTTCATTGGCTTCCGCGTGGCGCGCCTGCCGGTGGAGTGA